In the genome of Rhizobium rhizogenes, one region contains:
- the grxD gene encoding Grx4 family monothiol glutaredoxin yields the protein MSGIHDMIDSEVKSNDIVLFMKGTPQFPQCGFSGQVVQILDYLGVDYKGINVLADADIRQGIKDYSNWPTIPQLYVKGEFVGGCDIVREMFQSGELQNHFQEQGISVRGAA from the coding sequence ATGAGCGGCATTCACGACATGATCGACAGCGAAGTGAAGAGCAACGACATCGTTCTTTTCATGAAGGGCACCCCGCAATTTCCGCAGTGCGGTTTTTCCGGCCAGGTGGTACAGATCCTCGATTATCTCGGCGTCGACTACAAAGGCATCAACGTGCTTGCCGATGCTGACATCCGTCAGGGTATCAAGGACTATTCCAACTGGCCAACCATTCCGCAGCTCTACGTCAAGGGCGAATTCGTCGGCGGCTGTGACATCGTAAGAGAGATGTTCCAGTCCGGCGAACTGCAGAATCACTTCCAAGAACAGGGTATCAGCGTCCGCGGCGCGGCCTGA
- a CDS encoding multidrug effflux MFS transporter, with product MGRTEFIALAAMLMALNALAIDIMLPGLQEIGASLGVVNENHRQYVISTYLLGFGIAQLLYGPISDRFGRRKPMLVGLAIYIISAIAVVFVPSFSGLLVLRFIQGIGSAATRVITISIVRDIYGGRQMAEVMSLIMMVFMVVPVIAPGTGQIVLFFGNWHLIFAFMAGIAAVVTAWMYFRLPETLHPDDVRPFTARSVLGGFKIVLTNRIALCYTLSSTFIFGALFGFINSAEQVYKGIYGLGAWFAAAFAGVALFMAFSSFINARLVGRFGMRKLSHGSLLGFIAITFIWLVVQMLGPEPMPFAIFIVFFALAMFQFGWIGSNFNSLAMEPLGHVAGTASSVIGFMGTVGGSLIGAGIGQAFDGTALPMVAGFFVVSIIGLIFVLIGEKGMLFQAHNKPTR from the coding sequence ATGGGGCGCACGGAATTTATTGCGCTGGCCGCAATGCTGATGGCGCTGAACGCGCTTGCCATCGACATCATGCTGCCCGGTCTTCAGGAAATCGGCGCATCACTGGGCGTCGTCAATGAAAACCACCGCCAATACGTGATTTCCACCTATCTTCTCGGCTTCGGCATCGCCCAGCTTCTGTATGGACCGATCTCGGACCGTTTCGGCCGCCGCAAGCCGATGCTCGTCGGTCTGGCCATCTACATCATCTCCGCCATTGCCGTGGTCTTCGTACCGTCATTCTCCGGCCTCCTGGTCCTGCGCTTCATCCAGGGCATCGGTTCGGCGGCGACGCGTGTCATCACCATCTCGATCGTCCGTGACATCTATGGCGGCCGTCAGATGGCGGAAGTCATGTCGCTGATCATGATGGTCTTCATGGTCGTTCCGGTCATCGCGCCCGGCACCGGCCAGATCGTGCTTTTCTTCGGCAACTGGCATCTGATCTTTGCCTTCATGGCCGGCATCGCCGCCGTCGTGACGGCCTGGATGTATTTCCGCCTGCCGGAAACCCTGCATCCGGATGATGTCCGCCCTTTCACTGCCCGTTCGGTGCTCGGCGGCTTCAAGATCGTGCTCACCAACCGTATCGCGCTCTGTTACACGCTTTCGAGCACCTTCATCTTCGGCGCGCTGTTCGGCTTCATCAACTCGGCTGAACAGGTCTATAAGGGCATCTACGGCCTTGGTGCATGGTTTGCGGCGGCCTTTGCCGGCGTTGCGCTGTTCATGGCCTTCTCGTCCTTCATCAATGCAAGGCTGGTCGGCAGGTTCGGCATGCGCAAGCTCTCGCACGGATCGCTGCTTGGCTTCATCGCCATCACCTTTATCTGGCTGGTGGTGCAGATGCTGGGACCGGAGCCGATGCCCTTTGCCATCTTCATCGTGTTCTTTGCGCTGGCCATGTTCCAGTTCGGCTGGATCGGCTCGAACTTCAACTCGCTTGCCATGGAGCCGCTCGGCCATGTCGCCGGCACCGCCTCCTCCGTCATCGGTTTCATGGGAACCGTCGGCGGTTCGCTGATCGGCGCCGGCATCGGCCAGGCTTTCGACGGCACGGCGCTGCCGATGGTGGCCGGCTTCTTCGTCGTCTCCATCATCGGTCTGATCTTCGTGCTGATCGGCGAAAAGGGCATGCTGTTTCAGGCGCACAACAAGCCGACACGGTGA
- a CDS encoding inositol monophosphatase family protein has protein sequence MALELDIASLANALQEAAAVEILPRFRNLGDGDVRIKSEAIDLVTEADEAAERLIRARVQDIMPDALFIGEEAVAADASLLGKLADADLAVVVDPIDGTYNFASGLPLFGVMMSVISKGETVAGLIFDPMGNDWAIAEKGSGAWLCSADGAQTQMSVVPAPELSQMVGIANTGYFDIETRRKVLLNLADVRLFTSYRCAAHEYRLFCGGHMHFLMYNKLMPWDHLAGTLISQESGAYAARLDGSPYLPRHVDGGLLLAPDQETWELLREKIFTV, from the coding sequence ATGGCCCTCGAACTCGACATCGCCTCTCTCGCCAACGCGCTTCAGGAGGCGGCAGCAGTGGAAATCCTGCCGCGGTTCCGCAATCTGGGCGATGGCGACGTCAGGATAAAGTCCGAGGCGATCGATCTCGTCACCGAGGCCGACGAGGCCGCCGAGCGGTTGATCCGCGCCCGCGTACAGGACATCATGCCCGATGCGCTGTTCATCGGCGAAGAGGCGGTGGCGGCGGATGCCTCGCTGCTCGGCAAGCTTGCCGATGCCGATCTGGCCGTGGTGGTCGATCCGATCGACGGCACCTATAATTTCGCTTCCGGCCTGCCGCTCTTCGGCGTGATGATGAGCGTCATCTCCAAAGGCGAGACCGTTGCCGGCCTGATCTTCGATCCGATGGGCAATGACTGGGCGATTGCTGAAAAAGGCTCCGGCGCATGGCTTTGCAGCGCCGATGGCGCGCAGACGCAGATGTCGGTCGTGCCGGCGCCGGAACTGTCGCAGATGGTCGGCATCGCCAATACCGGCTATTTCGACATAGAGACCCGCCGCAAGGTGCTGCTGAATCTTGCCGATGTGCGGCTCTTCACCAGCTATCGCTGCGCGGCGCATGAATATCGCCTGTTCTGCGGCGGCCACATGCACTTCCTGATGTATAACAAGCTGATGCCGTGGGACCATCTGGCCGGTACGCTGATCTCGCAGGAATCGGGTGCCTATGCCGCCCGCCTCGATGGCTCGCCCTATCTGCCGCGCCATGTGGATGGCGGGCTGCTGCTGGCGCCGGATCAGGAGACGTGGGAATTGCTGCGCGAGAAGATTTTTACGGTGTGA